Proteins encoded by one window of Ignavibacteriota bacterium:
- a CDS encoding J domain-containing protein, with the protein MDFKDYYQILGLTKTASADEIKKAYRNLAKKYHPDSNKDSDAEKRFKEISEAYAVLSDPEKRKKYDLLGSDWNRHRQTGGSSDNFNWSDYISQQARQRSSNARQKVGDMFGDSGLSDFFERFFSGGFSQSGQRTSTKSKPAYAKGDNYKTEITITIEEVAKGAKRQLQVNGEKFDVTFKPGLSDGQKLKISGKGLPADGGGDKGDLIISVKVSEDTIYQRTGNDLYKNIEVDYTTAVLGGQVKVETLYGKLMVNIAPGSRSGKVLKLKGMGLPDYKSINLKGDLYLKVLIQLPDNISQKESDLVKEIQKIRN; encoded by the coding sequence TTGGATTTTAAAGATTACTACCAAATACTTGGATTGACCAAAACTGCATCAGCAGACGAAATCAAAAAAGCCTACAGGAATTTAGCAAAGAAATATCATCCTGACTCTAATAAAGATTCAGATGCTGAAAAGAGGTTTAAGGAAATCAGCGAAGCTTATGCTGTACTCAGCGACCCAGAAAAACGTAAAAAATATGACCTTCTGGGCTCTGATTGGAATCGTCATCGCCAGACCGGCGGCAGTTCTGATAACTTCAACTGGAGCGACTATATTTCCCAGCAAGCCAGACAGCGTTCATCAAATGCAAGACAAAAGGTCGGCGATATGTTTGGAGATTCCGGTTTGTCAGATTTCTTTGAGAGATTTTTTTCCGGCGGATTTTCTCAGAGCGGACAAAGAACATCAACCAAGTCAAAACCGGCTTACGCTAAAGGTGATAATTATAAAACGGAAATAACTATAACAATTGAAGAAGTTGCTAAAGGAGCAAAAAGGCAGCTTCAGGTCAATGGGGAAAAATTTGATGTAACTTTTAAACCGGGGCTTTCAGATGGTCAAAAGTTAAAAATTTCCGGCAAGGGACTTCCTGCTGATGGTGGAGGTGATAAGGGTGATTTAATCATATCTGTTAAAGTTTCTGAAGATACTATTTATCAAAGAACAGGAAACGACCTCTACAAGAACATTGAAGTTGATTACACCACAGCAGTGCTTGGTGGACAGGTTAAAGTTGAAACACTCTACGGCAAATTGATGGTCAATATTGCACCGGGCTCGAGAAGTGGTAAAGTATTAAAGCTTAAAGGAATGGGACTTCCGGATTATAAATCTATTAATCTAAAAGGAGACTTATATCTGAAAGTCTTAATTCAACTACCTGACAATATTAGTCAAAAAGAATCGGATTTAGTCAAAGAAATCCAGAAAATCAGAAATTAA
- the trxB gene encoding thioredoxin-disulfide reductase, protein MSTHYRVIVIGTGPAGFTAALYASRANLEVAIFEGQQPGGQLTITTEVENYPGFEHGIQGPEMMDTFRKQAQRFGTKSIYETIIKVDFSERPFKLWSESDQYTADAVIIATGAKAKLLDIPSQDTYWGAGISACATCDGFFFKGEKIFVIGGGDTAMEEANYLTHFGESVTLVHRRDEFRASKIMVERTQKNPKIKIITNAVVDEFLGEEKMGIKKLTHIRLKDTVSGETSVHEAGGCFIAIGHTPNSDIFGDFLDKDENGYLITEGKSTKTRVPGVFACGDVQDHVYRQAVTAAGSGCMAAIDAERWLAEQE, encoded by the coding sequence ATGTCAACTCATTACAGAGTTATAGTAATCGGAACAGGTCCTGCTGGCTTCACAGCAGCACTTTATGCCAGTAGAGCAAATCTTGAAGTCGCAATATTTGAAGGTCAACAGCCGGGCGGACAGCTTACAATCACAACAGAAGTCGAAAATTATCCCGGCTTTGAGCACGGAATACAAGGACCGGAAATGATGGACACATTCCGTAAGCAAGCCCAAAGGTTTGGTACAAAATCTATTTACGAAACAATTATCAAAGTAGATTTTTCGGAAAGACCTTTCAAACTTTGGTCAGAATCAGACCAGTACACTGCAGATGCAGTTATTATCGCAACAGGAGCAAAAGCAAAATTACTTGACATACCAAGCCAGGATACTTACTGGGGTGCAGGAATATCTGCTTGCGCCACTTGCGATGGTTTCTTTTTCAAAGGTGAAAAAATATTTGTAATCGGTGGCGGCGATACTGCTATGGAAGAAGCTAATTACCTGACTCACTTTGGTGAATCAGTTACCCTTGTACATCGAAGGGATGAGTTTCGCGCTTCTAAAATTATGGTCGAAAGAACTCAAAAAAATCCCAAAATTAAGATTATTACTAATGCGGTTGTTGATGAATTTTTAGGTGAAGAAAAAATGGGTATCAAGAAGCTCACTCATATCAGACTTAAAGATACGGTGAGCGGAGAAACGTCTGTTCACGAGGCGGGTGGCTGCTTTATTGCAATAGGGCATACACCAAATTCAGACATCTTTGGGGATTTCCTTGATAAAGATGAAAACGGTTATTTGATTACTGAAGGTAAATCAACAAAGACAAGAGTTCCGGGTGTATTTGCCTGCGGAGATGTGCAGGACCATGTTTATCGTCAGGCTGTTACTGCTGCCGGTTCAGGATGTATGGCTGCAATTGATGCCGAACGCTGGCTGGCTGAACAGGAGTAA
- a CDS encoding C10 family peptidase has translation MKIHLYILLITLLAQNLLSKAVSSESAKIAALNYAETFLISSKDDADLLTLSNINLVDYKVSISNDTLLFVFNLSGNGWIIMSGDDKVKPVIGYSVSGRYSLENQSPSFESWINYISEIIYNKISDPDANSLEDYNWYIKDDFDNELFQSSKKPIMPLLKTKWNQGYPYNLSCPIDPETGKRAITGCVATAMAQVLYFHRFPLKGKGKVEYKHKQFGDIKSDFSESKYQYGIMKHFHHEFKDSASKYAVSKLMFDCGVAVRMNYGLDASGASSVRAFDALLENFGFSADYKRLSQDISDEEWKNLLYDNLSLGLPMYYAGSSLKNGGGHAFVCDGYDNGFFHFNWGWGGSQDGYFEVGYQKTNLLYNSGQHIIAFAKPNDFSLGYGEIPSDKFEVNNSIESSTIIPMDFNNDKLRFYHILSIHDTNDVDYFKLEIPEDEDHYLLDLKYADSYYGESGDINNGAILRITVSHSGRIDTLLYPQTIKIENSGTVIIKVEPIFKYRYGVYIADFNLYRFNKPFIDVKLGLNNSYLSNEKVSLNWFSNLTPPFDIELINQNFPGKFFGKVNKFNGNNYLWQLTVDMESDNNYFFKITHSIDDKILGYSEPFEIKKYEYLHLETPHWANDIHIGIPFDITWETNFDENITLELLKDSLFFRYIAADVANEGVYSWLPDDSVTIGDNFRVKISKSNDYRIYSVSEDFSIQPYTSVEDDNKLLRLQLISHIGNVMYIYLDWAYLEKLELFDLRGNLLGIYNITTNGTPWFLPNLLSGTYFILEKSKDNYKLHKISL, from the coding sequence ATGAAAATACATTTATATATATTGTTAATTACTTTGTTAGCTCAAAATTTGTTATCAAAGGCAGTAAGTTCTGAATCAGCAAAAATTGCGGCTTTAAATTATGCGGAAACTTTTTTAATTAGCTCGAAAGATGATGCTGATTTACTGACTTTAAGCAATATTAATTTAGTTGATTACAAAGTCAGCATAAGCAATGATACATTGTTGTTTGTTTTTAATTTATCCGGTAATGGTTGGATAATTATGTCTGGAGATGATAAGGTTAAACCAGTCATCGGATACTCAGTATCTGGAAGATATTCATTAGAAAATCAGTCGCCTTCATTTGAATCATGGATTAATTATATAAGCGAAATAATATATAATAAAATATCTGATCCCGATGCAAATTCGTTAGAAGATTACAATTGGTATATCAAAGATGATTTTGATAATGAGTTATTTCAATCATCAAAAAAGCCTATTATGCCACTTTTGAAAACAAAATGGAATCAGGGTTATCCGTATAATTTATCTTGTCCCATAGACCCTGAGACAGGGAAAAGAGCAATTACCGGCTGTGTTGCTACAGCAATGGCACAAGTGCTGTATTTTCATCGCTTTCCGCTAAAAGGCAAAGGTAAAGTAGAGTACAAGCACAAGCAGTTTGGCGATATTAAAAGTGATTTTTCAGAATCGAAATACCAATATGGAATAATGAAGCATTTTCATCATGAATTTAAAGATAGTGCTTCAAAGTATGCAGTTTCAAAGTTAATGTTTGACTGCGGAGTTGCTGTTAGGATGAATTATGGCTTGGATGCAAGTGGCGCTTCCTCCGTCAGAGCATTTGATGCTTTACTAGAAAATTTTGGTTTCTCGGCTGATTACAAAAGATTGTCTCAAGATATAAGCGATGAAGAATGGAAAAATTTACTTTATGATAATTTATCACTAGGGCTTCCGATGTATTACGCCGGCTCCAGCTTGAAAAACGGAGGTGGTCATGCGTTTGTATGTGATGGATATGATAATGGATTTTTTCATTTCAACTGGGGTTGGGGTGGTTCACAGGATGGTTATTTTGAGGTAGGTTATCAGAAGACTAATCTTCTGTATAATTCAGGGCAGCACATAATAGCATTTGCTAAACCGAATGATTTTTCGCTTGGGTATGGGGAAATTCCTTCTGATAAATTTGAAGTCAATAATTCAATAGAAAGTTCTACCATTATTCCCATGGACTTTAATAACGATAAGTTGCGTTTTTATCATATTCTCAGCATTCATGATACAAATGATGTTGATTATTTCAAATTAGAGATTCCTGAAGACGAAGATCATTACCTCCTTGATTTAAAATATGCCGATTCGTATTACGGTGAAAGTGGAGATATTAACAATGGTGCAATCCTTAGAATAACAGTATCACATTCAGGTAGAATTGATACACTGCTTTATCCACAAACAATCAAAATTGAGAACTCCGGAACAGTAATTATTAAAGTGGAGCCGATATTCAAATACAGGTACGGAGTTTATATCGCAGATTTTAATTTGTACAGATTCAATAAGCCTTTTATTGATGTTAAGTTGGGACTTAATAACTCATATTTATCAAACGAGAAAGTATCACTAAATTGGTTTTCTAATCTGACGCCTCCATTTGATATTGAGTTAATAAATCAAAATTTTCCGGGCAAATTTTTTGGTAAGGTAAATAAATTTAACGGGAACAATTATTTATGGCAATTAACAGTTGATATGGAATCTGATAATAATTATTTTTTCAAAATTACACACTCTATTGACGATAAAATATTAGGCTATTCTGAACCATTTGAAATTAAAAAATACGAATATCTTCACCTCGAAACTCCGCACTGGGCAAATGATATTCATATAGGAATACCTTTTGATATTACATGGGAAACAAATTTTGATGAAAATATAACTTTGGAATTGCTTAAAGATTCGTTGTTTTTCAGATATATTGCTGCCGATGTAGCCAATGAAGGTGTATATTCATGGCTTCCCGATGATTCAGTAACGATTGGCGATAATTTCAGGGTAAAAATCTCCAAAAGCAATGATTACAGGATTTACTCTGTTTCTGAGGATTTCAGTATCCAACCATATACCAGTGTCGAAGATGACAATAAATTGCTAAGGTTGCAGCTGATTTCTCATATTGGAAATGTAATGTATATTTACTTGGATTGGGCTTATTTGGAAAAACTTGAATTATTTGATTTGCGGGGAAATTTACTTGGAATATATAATATAACTACAAATGGAACTCCCTGGTTCTTGCCAAATTTGCTTTCAGGAACATATTTTATTCTTGAAAAGTCAAAGGATAATTACAAATTACATAAAATTTCGCTATAG
- the flgB gene encoding flagellar basal body rod protein FlgB — protein MIVKNHLFKSRVPLMNAALDAYALRQKTIAKNVANVNTPHYKPEEVRFEEHLERNSTVLRGRKNSGGHLNAGSGTGYESAVTVQQANIPPAETYHSGETHVNIDKEMSELARNQIRMRFTSQMLGKYFRGLSSAITGQASQS, from the coding sequence ATGATTGTTAAGAATCATTTGTTTAAGAGCAGGGTACCGCTGATGAATGCAGCACTGGACGCATATGCTCTTCGGCAAAAGACAATAGCAAAGAATGTCGCAAATGTCAATACTCCTCACTATAAGCCTGAGGAAGTAAGGTTTGAGGAGCATTTGGAAAGGAATAGCACAGTTCTCCGGGGCAGGAAAAATTCCGGTGGTCATCTTAATGCAGGAAGTGGCACAGGATATGAATCGGCTGTAACTGTACAACAGGCAAATATTCCTCCTGCAGAGACATATCACTCCGGTGAAACCCATGTAAATATTGATAAAGAGATGAGTGAGCTTGCAAGAAATCAGATTAGAATGAGGTTTACATCTCAAATGCTTGGAAAATATTTCAGGGGTTTGAGTTCAGCTATAACAGGACAAGCTTCTCAATCATAA
- the flgC gene encoding flagellar basal body rod protein FlgC, with amino-acid sequence MAENLFSSLDISGKGMSLQRARLSAVANNIANVNTTRDAEGNIYKRQVVVAQKVTERKFDNMLEDQLSLSGTDMSHGGNIRSRANAGNVLQFKTEEDETPPRLIYDPAHPHANDKGYVEVPNINIVTEMVEMMTAQRAFEANVQVTEAAKNIAKYSLEI; translated from the coding sequence ATGGCAGAAAATTTATTTTCATCACTTGATATCAGTGGCAAAGGAATGAGCCTTCAAAGAGCTCGCCTTTCAGCTGTAGCAAATAATATTGCAAATGTAAATACAACCCGAGATGCTGAGGGTAACATTTACAAACGGCAGGTTGTGGTTGCTCAGAAAGTTACAGAGCGTAAGTTTGATAATATGCTTGAAGACCAGCTGTCTTTATCAGGTACAGATATGAGCCATGGTGGCAATATTCGATCAAGAGCAAATGCGGGTAATGTTTTACAGTTCAAAACAGAAGAAGATGAGACGCCTCCAAGATTGATTTATGACCCGGCACACCCTCATGCAAATGATAAGGGGTATGTTGAAGTGCCGAATATAAATATCGTTACTGAAATGGTAGAAATGATGACTGCTCAAAGGGCATTTGAAGCTAATGTTCAAGTTACTGAAGCAGCAAAAAATATAGCTAAATATTCACTTGAAATATAA
- the fliE gene encoding flagellar hook-basal body complex protein FliE, whose product MIEGIGLGGGIIPGNVMKAAGLDNIDPKNFNPESMMENLSPGLMDNFKNDNTNRIGNANQDGLKITPPNTGSIGYNNKGGFAETLKELVSDVNSLQKEAGNKTEAFIRGEPIDLHDVMIASNKAATSFKLLLELRNKGLDLYREVSRMQ is encoded by the coding sequence ATGATAGAAGGTATAGGCTTAGGGGGAGGAATTATCCCCGGAAATGTTATGAAAGCAGCGGGTCTTGACAATATTGACCCAAAGAATTTCAATCCTGAGTCAATGATGGAAAATTTAAGTCCGGGATTGATGGACAACTTCAAAAATGATAATACAAATCGAATTGGAAATGCCAACCAAGACGGCTTAAAAATTACACCGCCTAATACCGGTTCTATAGGCTATAACAACAAAGGTGGATTCGCCGAAACACTAAAAGAATTGGTCAGCGATGTAAATTCACTTCAAAAAGAAGCTGGCAATAAGACAGAAGCTTTTATAAGGGGCGAACCAATTGATTTGCACGATGTTATGATTGCTTCTAACAAAGCTGCTACTTCATTTAAACTTCTACTTGAATTACGTAACAAAGGACTTGACTTGTATCGTGAAGTTTCGAGAATGCAATAA
- the fliF gene encoding flagellar M-ring protein FliF, whose protein sequence is MADNDIQNQVKSFFGKLGIVQKAAIVIIPALVVFALAYFLISTGTKEQAVLFSGLEGADAGKITENLKERGIKYQIKDNGATITVDKNIVMDTRLALAAEGLPETSVVGYELFDQTNLGMSEFVQKLNHKRALEGELSKTIGSIEEIKKARVHIVVPERALFTEDQKIPTASVTLQLRSGRNLSSKIVEAIQTLVATSVEGMATNNVSVIDHKGKLLSIQDTEGGTAAGLTAKQLDQQRKVEEHLTNKAQAILDNVLGVGNSNVRLNAELDFTRIEQTKTDFDPDRAVIRSEQIITEDSKSTDSLYYLAVVNDRAQSNSVLNYEIPQNTEFIVHSVGHVKRLSVAAVVNSIPKVTENEGKKSITYEERSDEEMQKLTDIIKNAVGYDPARNDQITVNNIRFDTNMDEFENEIAPKLEWYEEPYNQKLMLLVGIILITVLLMYKFMQSKMIKERVRIAMELPGKAELSVDIDSEAQQQQIVDELNLDDNLMLLPSELPEQLLLEGESRSPLSDDNLMLESSLYPEKGSISKKGMYSGKNAQLDEENLMKLELRNKVQDFIDKQAEDAARLIRIMISQDPDERPKK, encoded by the coding sequence ATGGCTGACAACGATATTCAAAATCAGGTAAAATCATTCTTCGGAAAGTTAGGAATAGTCCAGAAAGCTGCAATAGTAATAATTCCGGCTTTGGTTGTTTTTGCACTTGCATATTTTTTAATATCAACAGGAACAAAAGAGCAGGCAGTACTTTTCAGTGGATTGGAAGGTGCTGATGCAGGTAAAATTACCGAAAATCTAAAAGAGCGAGGAATTAAGTATCAGATTAAAGACAATGGTGCAACAATCACTGTTGATAAAAACATTGTAATGGATACCAGGCTGGCACTTGCCGCTGAGGGACTTCCCGAAACAAGTGTTGTCGGGTATGAACTTTTCGATCAGACAAATCTTGGTATGAGTGAATTTGTACAGAAATTAAATCATAAAAGAGCACTTGAAGGGGAACTTTCAAAAACAATCGGCTCCATCGAAGAGATTAAAAAAGCCAGAGTTCATATTGTAGTTCCCGAAAGAGCATTATTTACCGAAGATCAGAAAATACCTACAGCTTCGGTTACATTGCAATTAAGAAGCGGCAGAAATTTGAGCTCAAAAATAGTTGAAGCCATACAGACTTTAGTTGCAACCAGTGTTGAAGGTATGGCAACAAACAATGTATCTGTTATTGACCACAAGGGTAAATTGCTTTCAATTCAGGATACTGAAGGTGGTACTGCTGCAGGATTGACAGCCAAACAGCTTGACCAGCAGCGTAAAGTCGAAGAACATCTCACAAATAAGGCGCAAGCAATACTTGATAATGTATTAGGTGTTGGGAATTCAAATGTAAGACTTAATGCCGAGCTTGATTTTACAAGAATTGAGCAGACTAAAACTGATTTTGACCCCGACAGAGCGGTCATAAGAAGTGAACAGATAATAACAGAAGATTCTAAATCAACTGATTCTCTCTACTATTTAGCTGTTGTTAATGACCGAGCTCAGTCAAATTCTGTATTAAATTATGAAATACCTCAAAATACAGAATTTATAGTTCATAGCGTTGGTCATGTTAAAAGATTATCCGTAGCTGCAGTTGTGAACAGTATTCCAAAAGTAACCGAAAATGAGGGTAAAAAGTCCATAACTTACGAAGAGCGGTCTGATGAGGAGATGCAAAAATTAACCGACATTATAAAAAATGCTGTTGGTTATGACCCTGCAAGAAACGACCAAATCACAGTTAACAACATAAGATTTGATACAAATATGGACGAATTCGAAAATGAAATCGCTCCAAAACTCGAATGGTACGAAGAGCCTTACAACCAAAAGCTAATGCTGCTTGTTGGTATTATACTCATAACTGTACTTCTGATGTATAAATTTATGCAATCAAAAATGATAAAGGAAAGAGTCAGAATTGCTATGGAACTACCGGGCAAGGCTGAACTTTCGGTTGATATAGATTCAGAAGCACAGCAACAGCAAATTGTTGATGAGCTTAATCTTGACGATAATCTTATGCTACTTCCTTCTGAGCTACCCGAGCAGCTATTGCTTGAAGGTGAATCAAGGTCGCCCTTAAGTGACGATAATCTTATGCTTGAATCAAGTTTGTATCCTGAAAAAGGTTCGATATCGAAAAAAGGAATGTATAGTGGTAAGAATGCACAGTTGGACGAAGAAAATCTTATGAAACTTGAATTACGCAATAAAGTACAGGATTTTATTGATAAACAAGCTGAAGATGCTGCTCGATTAATTCGAATAATGATAAGTCAGGATCCTGACGAAAGACCGAAAAAGTAA
- the fliG gene encoding flagellar motor switch protein FliG — translation MAKTETAEEKRTIKDLTGKQKAAILLMSLDVDVAAKVFQELEIKEVEMLAVEITNLRDLGPDSIDDVIEEFYQLMSAQSYMVEGGLEYAQVLLEKSYGHDRAKEIIEKIRVLTTIRGFNILKKSDPQQLASFLSKEHPQTIALIISHLPPDQSAEVLAEFKDDLKTETIIRIATIGKVSPQLVSEIEHVVDQIAEQTLSQNLAQAGGSQLVANILNKSNNAMAKLMLERIEEKKPDMAIEIKRLMFLFEDIILIDDKGIQRILRDVDKKDLAMALKVSDDKIRTKIFKNMSERASAVVKEELEYMGPVKLKDVESAQMRIVDIIKELEESEEISVGGRGKEDVFV, via the coding sequence ATGGCAAAAACAGAAACAGCGGAAGAAAAAAGAACCATAAAGGATTTAACCGGCAAACAGAAAGCCGCAATTCTTTTGATGTCTTTGGATGTAGATGTCGCAGCGAAAGTATTTCAAGAACTTGAAATCAAAGAAGTTGAGATGTTAGCTGTAGAAATAACAAATTTGAGAGACTTAGGTCCTGATTCAATTGATGATGTTATAGAAGAATTTTATCAATTGATGTCAGCCCAAAGCTATATGGTTGAAGGTGGGCTTGAATATGCTCAGGTACTACTTGAGAAATCTTACGGACACGATCGTGCTAAGGAAATAATTGAAAAAATCCGTGTTTTGACTACAATCCGTGGATTCAATATTCTCAAAAAGTCTGACCCGCAGCAGTTAGCAAGCTTCTTATCCAAAGAACACCCTCAGACAATTGCGCTTATAATTTCTCATCTCCCACCGGATCAATCGGCTGAAGTATTAGCTGAATTCAAAGATGATTTAAAGACAGAAACCATAATTAGAATTGCAACAATCGGAAAGGTTTCACCTCAGCTTGTTTCAGAAATTGAACATGTAGTTGACCAAATCGCTGAGCAGACTCTTTCACAGAATCTTGCACAGGCAGGCGGCTCACAGCTTGTAGCAAATATCCTCAATAAGAGTAATAATGCTATGGCTAAGCTTATGCTGGAAAGAATTGAAGAGAAGAAACCGGATATGGCTATAGAAATAAAAAGACTTATGTTCTTATTTGAAGATATTATACTCATTGATGATAAAGGCATTCAGAGAATTCTTCGTGATGTTGACAAGAAAGACCTTGCTATGGCTCTTAAAGTTTCTGATGATAAAATCAGAACCAAGATATTTAAGAATATGTCAGAGCGCGCTTCGGCTGTGGTGAAAGAAGAACTTGAATATATGGGACCGGTTAAACTGAAGGATGTTGAATCTGCTCAGATGAGAATAGTTGATATTATCAAGGAATTGGAAGAAAGCGAAGAAATATCAGTCGGCGGTAGAGGTAAAGAAGATGTGTTTGTTTAA
- a CDS encoding FliI/YscN family ATPase, with product MQAKISDRLKTVDSLVMRGKIQKVVGLVLESDGPISPIGEVCSLRDRSGRELCRSEIVGFRDGNKILSMALGEVSSIAPGMEIVGLGKQLTVKVGDRLLGRVLDGLGEPIDNKGALDINLTRSIYSPPPNPLLRSRINEPISTGIKAIDGMLTFGKGQRVGIFAGSGVGKSTLIGMIARNTSADINVIALIGERGREVKEFIERDLGDEGLRRSVVIVATSDSSPLVRVKAGLVATTISEYFRDRGLDVMLMMDSATRLAMAQREVGLTIGEPPTTKGYTPSVFSLLQKTMERAGTSDKGSITGLYTVLVEGDDMNEPIADAARGILDGHIVLSRRLASLGHYPAIDVLESISRVKSDVITKEHAEASRFLQEMLATYKAAEDLISVGAYQQGINPKTDKAIQFYDIINNFLKQEVDDHTDFDLAVKQILEIFNIKDIKAFKAKANLN from the coding sequence TTGCAGGCAAAAATATCAGACAGACTGAAAACTGTTGACTCTCTGGTGATGAGAGGCAAAATTCAGAAAGTTGTCGGATTAGTGCTTGAAAGTGACGGACCTATTTCTCCCATAGGTGAAGTGTGCTCTTTAAGAGACCGTTCAGGAAGAGAGCTATGCCGTTCGGAAATCGTTGGTTTCAGAGATGGCAATAAAATACTTTCTATGGCTTTGGGTGAGGTTTCAAGTATAGCTCCGGGTATGGAAATCGTAGGTCTTGGCAAACAACTTACAGTAAAAGTAGGCGACCGTCTTTTAGGCAGAGTCCTTGATGGGCTTGGAGAACCGATTGACAATAAAGGAGCTCTTGATATAAATTTGACACGTTCTATTTATTCGCCACCTCCAAACCCACTGCTAAGAAGCAGAATAAACGAGCCGATTTCTACAGGAATAAAAGCAATAGATGGTATGCTTACTTTTGGCAAAGGTCAGAGGGTAGGAATTTTTGCAGGCTCAGGAGTAGGCAAATCCACATTAATTGGTATGATTGCCCGAAATACATCAGCCGATATAAATGTCATTGCACTGATAGGCGAGAGAGGCAGAGAAGTAAAAGAATTTATTGAAAGAGATTTGGGAGATGAGGGCTTAAGAAGGTCAGTCGTTATTGTTGCTACGAGCGATTCTTCGCCACTTGTCAGAGTTAAGGCAGGGCTTGTGGCAACAACAATATCTGAATACTTCAGAGACAGAGGCTTGGATGTAATGCTTATGATGGACAGTGCAACACGCCTTGCAATGGCACAGCGGGAGGTAGGTTTGACAATAGGTGAGCCACCGACAACTAAAGGATACACTCCAAGTGTATTCAGTTTGCTTCAGAAAACAATGGAACGGGCTGGTACATCGGACAAGGGTTCTATTACCGGTCTATATACTGTACTTGTTGAAGGTGATGATATGAACGAGCCGATTGCTGATGCTGCTCGTGGCATTCTGGATGGTCATATTGTTCTGTCAAGGAGACTTGCTTCTCTTGGGCATTATCCGGCGATTGATGTACTCGAAAGTATCAGTCGTGTCAAGAGCGATGTCATTACAAAAGAGCATGCAGAAGCTTCAAGGTTTCTTCAGGAAATGCTTGCTACTTACAAAGCTGCTGAAGATTTGATTAGTGTCGGAGCTTATCAGCAAGGAATAAATCCTAAAACAGATAAGGCAATTCAATTTTATGATATTATTAATAATTTTCTGAAGCAGGAAGTTGATGACCATACTGATTTTGATTTAGCTGTAAAGCAAATACTTGAGATATTTAATATTAAGGATATTAAAGCATTTAAAGCAAAAGCAAATTTGAATTAA
- a CDS encoding flagellar FliJ family protein, with amino-acid sequence MAKKFNFKLESVLKYRADKVNQATESLNQIVKIRNEKEQEIQQNEEKKQVLFGTQKGKIKAADLQNKNNHINFLNDEIERLNEEKKQVLEIENLRRKKLTSAMKDEKVIDKLKDKQKLAHDQNQKKEEGAFLDEIGLQITMKNRDKHNG; translated from the coding sequence ATGGCGAAAAAATTTAATTTTAAGCTGGAGTCTGTTCTGAAATACAGAGCTGATAAAGTTAATCAAGCAACTGAATCGCTTAATCAGATTGTGAAAATCCGGAATGAAAAAGAGCAGGAAATTCAGCAAAACGAAGAGAAAAAACAAGTGCTTTTCGGCACTCAAAAAGGCAAAATAAAAGCTGCCGATTTGCAAAATAAAAATAATCATATAAATTTTTTGAATGACGAAATTGAAAGACTAAACGAAGAGAAGAAACAGGTGCTGGAGATCGAAAACCTGAGAAGAAAAAAGTTAACCAGTGCTATGAAGGATGAAAAAGTTATTGATAAACTTAAAGATAAGCAAAAGTTAGCCCATGATCAAAATCAAAAAAAGGAAGAGGGCGCATTTTTGGATGAAATTGGTTTACAGATTACTATGAAAAACAGAGATAAACATAATGGATAA